TGCTGGCGGAGCCGCAGAAGCCCTTAGTGGTCCCGCCACGCGCGCCACCCCGCGACACCGGCCCGCAGCGGCCGCTACCTGCGCCTAGGAACCTGCCCAATCCCTACGAATACCGACCAGATTACTGGAAGCCCTCGAATGTCGAACTTGAACGGAGATTGCAGGAGACGAGGTCCCGGGAGAAAATCAGTTACTTCCAGGATAAGTTAACGCCACCGGAGTTGAGCTTAGATAGGAGAGAGGCGGAGCTGGTGTTCAGGTTCGATCCTCACGCGTCCGCGGAGTATTTATCGAACCAGTACCGCGCTCCTACAGTTCAGTACGCGAAGCCTACGCCTGCGAACGGGTTTTCTAACCGTCTACCGGACCGCGACGGGCCCTTCGTATTCGGCGTCCACAATCCCAGCCAATTCCCGATCCCGCGAGATCGTCGCGACGATGACGACTACGACTACTCAGAAGTCGCCGAAGAGAATGGACGAGTTAAAGATGATGTGTCAGAAACGAACTGTTGTGATAAAGTGAACGAGTGGACGGCTCGGGACAAAAAGAAGACTAGGACACTTAATCGGATGTTTCAGATTAAAGGAAAGGTGAAATGTGCGAAGAAGGAGAAGATTAAGTGTGTGTTGGTGGGGGACGGGGCGGTGGGTAAGAGCTCGCTGATCGCGGCGTACGCACAGGACGCCTTCCGGGAGGAGTACCAGCCCACGGCCTACGACACATTCAAGGGTAAGCTAGCTTACTTTTAACTTACATTTAGGTGCTTCGAGGAAGATACCTATAACTTATCCTCACTTGGCATCAGACAGGTCCAATGAAGGCATAACTGTCTAAAATGAGGTTCAGGATATATACGACAAATTGAACTATCCGAAGCCACTTAATAATAGTTAGCAGTTATCGTATCGCTAATGACCTGATTTTCTGCAAGATAATAGATGcaattataatatgaattacCATTTTCTAATCGATCATTGATAGTGACAAGACTTAATGTGTTGTCTAATGGCGTATGTTAATAAAAGATGacgttaatattttaaataactttaagcaaaaatacaaaattataaacTTTGTAAAATGTCATTGCAATTAAGCTTATTAATAATAACAGTAAGTCAACGGCATGGACATTCTGTGGCCTTATCAACAAAAGAAACTTGTTTTAAACCATGCGTTTGTCGCTCACAAAGACTGCGGTCGGTTTCTTATTTAAAATTCTTGCTACGCTTTCTCATTTCATTTTATAATGACCGGGTGCAATGCAACTGAAAAGTTTGATTACGTAACGTAATTTAGATGTAGGCATAATATTGCGGAATTGCTACATTAAACCtagtattcattttaaaattgctACTCTTGGGCAACAAAAGAACATTGCATTTACAACTCGATGGAGTTTTGAAACTAACTTCAGCATGCAGAGATTGCAGAGTTTATGCCTGCAGCGAGTACTCCTGTGTtcatttcataggtaatgaagCCGGCAGCGAGTTCCTCTTTGCTGGTTCTGTGTATAATTTATGCACGCAGTGTTTTGATCAAAATTTCCGCCCAGCGATGGAAATACTCAAAACAAAACTGAGGCGAAGCGGTTGTAGTAACATTAGCATATCAGACCACAGAATAAacaatagtactaggtacagaagactcactctctaacaaaacgcgtcagttacgatcaggacagatatggccgctagc
This genomic window from Cydia splendana chromosome 9, ilCydSple1.2, whole genome shotgun sequence contains:
- the LOC134793505 gene encoding uncharacterized protein LOC134793505, giving the protein MSPSLEGIMFNRNANLSARRPLLAEPQKPLVVPPRAPPRDTGPQRPLPAPRNLPNPYEYRPDYWKPSNVELERRLQETRSREKISYFQDKLTPPELSLDRREAELVFRFDPHASAEYLSNQYRAPTVQYAKPTPANGFSNRLPDRDGPFVFGVHNPSQFPIPRDRRDDDDYDYSEVAEENGRVKDDVSETNCCDKVNEWTARDKKKTRTLNRMFQIKGKVKCAKKEKIKCVLVGDGAVGKSSLIAAYAQDAFREEYQPTAYDTFKVVVDVDDRPIRVEICDTAGQDSMSELRELCYPGTDVLLLCFSVVRPETFRSVAERWTRAVAAVNAPLLLIGTQSDLALDPRVLQTLRSRGEHVVTDAEARALAAKINATYIETSAKTRKNLKDAFDAAILAGLPVLQSKRPFWKKLLCIN